The Trichosurus vulpecula isolate mTriVul1 chromosome 4, mTriVul1.pri, whole genome shotgun sequence genome contains a region encoding:
- the NAT9 gene encoding LOW QUALITY PROTEIN: N-acetyltransferase 9 (The sequence of the model RefSeq protein was modified relative to this genomic sequence to represent the inferred CDS: inserted 2 bases in 1 codon), protein MRVNQNTMLLGQKVILVPYTTEHVPRYHEWMKSEELQRLTASEPLSLEQEYAMQHSWREDADKCTFIVLDAEKWQAQPDSAEENCMVGDVNLFLTDLQDPTLGEIEVMIAEPSYRRRGFGTEAVLMMMAYGMTTLGLNKFEAKIGQENEPSICMFKKLHFEQVTINNIFQEVTLRLLVSEPERQWLLEQTSHMEEKEYRXRSWWSHKANSCSSSWEPY, encoded by the exons ATGAGAGTGAATCAGAACACTATGCTGCTGGGACAGAAGGTGATCCTGGTACCCTACACCACAGAGCATGTACCCAG ATATCATGAGTGGATGAAGTCAGAGGAGCTGCAGCGGCTGACAGCCTCCGAGCCTCTGAGTCTGGAGCAGGAGTATGCCATGCAGCACAGCTGGCGAGAAGATGCTGATA AATGTACCTTCATTGTGCTGGATGCAGAGAAATGGCAGGCACAGCCAGACTCAGCTGAAGAGAACTGTATGGTGGGAGACGTGAACTTGTTCCTTACTGACTTGCAGGACCCAACTTTGGGGGAGATTGAGGTCATGATTGCTG AACCCAGCTATCGACGCAGGGGGTTTGGCACAGAGGCAGTTCTGATGATGATGGCTTATG GAATGACCACACTAGGTCTCAACAAGTTTGAAGCCAAAATTGGACAAGAAAATGAACCTAGCATATGCATGTTTAAAAAGCTTCACTTTGAGCAG GTGACTATAAACAACATCTTTCAAGAGGTGACACTGAGGCTACTGGTAAGTGAGCCAGAGAGACAGTGGCTTCTGGAGCAGACCAGCCATATGGAAGAGAAGGAGTACAG CAGGAGCTGGTGGAGCCACAAAGCTAACAGTTGCTCATCTTCCTGGGAGCCCTACTAG
- the SLC9A3R1 gene encoding Na(+)/H(+) exchange regulatory cofactor NHE-RF1, which produces MNADGDSGSPLPRLCNLEKGPNGYGFHLHGEKGKMGQFIRLVEPGSPAEKAGLLAGDRLVEVNGENVEQESHQQVVSRIRAALNSVRLLVVDPEADERLQKLGIQVREELLRGHPGERPVEPPPQRAAEEPADGGEKQPPQAPGEPREEKSQPPQRELRPRLCAMKKGPNGYGFNLHSDKSKPGQYIRAVDANSPAEASGLQAQDRIVEVNGICMEGKQHGDVVTAIKAGGDETKLLVVDEETDEFFKKCKVIPSQEHLSGPLPEPVANGEVEKESSATWPEAVCESPKPASSRSTLSETSDEMESQDGPKKQDSTPPSSTSSSSDPILDFNISLAVAKERAHQKRSSKRAPQMDWSKKNELFSNF; this is translated from the exons ATGAACGCAGACGGTGACTCCGGGAGCCCCCTGCCGCGGCTCTGTAACCTGGAGAAGGGGCCGAATGGCTATGGCTTCCACCTCCACGGCGAGAAGGGCAAAATGGGACAGTTTATCCGGCTGGTGGAGCCCGGCTCGCCGGCCGAAAAGGCGGGACTGCTGGCCGGTGACCGATTGGTGGAGGTGAACGGTGAGAACGTGGAGCAGGAGAGTCACCAGCAGGTGGTGAGCCGCATCCGAGCCGCGCTCAACTCCGTGCGCCTGCTGGTGGTCGACCCGGAGGCGGACGAGCGGCTGCAGAAGCTAGGCATCCAGGTGCGAGAAGAACTACTGCGCGGCCATCCGGGGGAGCGGCCAGTCGAGCCTCCCCCGCAGAGGGCCGCGGAGGAGCCGGCGGATGGAGGCGAGAAGCAGCCGCCACAAGCGCCCGGGGAGCCGCGGGAGGAGAAGAGCCAACCGCCACAG AGGGAGCTGAGGCCCCGACTTTGTGCTATGAAAAAAGGTCCCAATGGCTATGGCTTCAACCTGCACAGTGACAAGTCTAAACCTGGTCAGTACATCCGAGCTGTGGATGCCAATTCACCAGCTGAGGCTTCCGGGCTCCAGGCCCAGGATCGGATTGTGGag GTGAATGGGATCTGTATGGAAGGGAAACAGCATGGGGATGTGGTCACTGCGATCAAGGCTGGTGGAGATGAGACCAAGCTGCTGGTTGTGGATGAGGAGACAGATGAGTTCTTCAAAAAGTGTAAAGTGATACCATCCCAGGAACACCTGAGTG GTCCTTTGCCAGAACCTGTTGCCAATGGAGAGGTAGAGAAG GAGAGCAGTGCCACCTGGCCTGAAGCAGTGTGTGAGAGCCCCAAACCAGCATCTTCGAGATCTACACTTAGTGAAACTAGTGACGAG ATGGAGTCTCAAGATGGTCCCAAGAAACAAGATTCCACGCCACCCTCTTCTACATCTTCCTCCTCTGATCCCATTTTAGACTTCAACATCTCCCTGGCGGTGGCCAAAGAGCGAGCTCACCAGAAACGGAGCAGCAAACGCGCACCACAGATGGACTGGAGCAAGAAAAATGAACTCTTTAGTAATTTCTGA